The following are encoded together in the Melitaea cinxia chromosome 22, ilMelCinx1.1, whole genome shotgun sequence genome:
- the LOC123664425 gene encoding chitin deacetylase 8-like translates to MKLYTFTICLTFATLSCVAADLPLAKPCNETECQLPTCRCSSVNIPGGLAPRDTPQFVILTFDDAVNVNNMFSYRSLVYNRLNSNGCKAGVTFFVSHEYTDYTLVNELYNQGYEIALHSISHEANQEYWRDASNETLMREFGDQKIQIAHFANISIDSIHGLRSPFFQMSGNSTYQMMTNAGLTYDLSWPTINFINPGLWPYTLDYKSIQDCVVPPCPTASLPGPWILPMISWRDLQGVPCSTADTCYYIPDRDDEEGWFSFILSNFERHYSNNRAPFGFYVHEWYIAVNPALRAAFIRFLDTINHLNDVFMVTANEVIDWVKDPIPLNEYITKDCRQWTPTQCRPSSCNAITANHTEMIYYLQICNECPNEYPWVNNPLGL, encoded by the exons ATGAAACTTTACACATTTACCATTTGTTTGACTTTTGCCACCCTCTCTTGCGTCGCAGCAGATCTTCCATTGGCTAAGCCATGTAACGAAACTGAATGTCAATTGCCAACGTGCAGGTGTTCCTCCGTGAACATACCAGGTGGGTTGGCACCAAGGGATACCCCACAG TTTGTCATTCTAACTTTCGATGATGCGGTCAACGTCAATAACATGTTCAGCTACAGATCGCTCGTTTACAACAGATTAAATAGTAACGGCTGCAAGGCTGGAGTTACATTTTTTGTGAGTCATGAATACACTGACTATACCCTGGTCAACGAGCTTTACAATCAAGGTTACGAAATCGCTCTGCACTCCATTTCACACGAAGCTAACCAAGAATACTGGAGAGATGCTTCAAATGAAACTTTAATGCGAGAATTTGGAGATCAGAAAATACAAATAGCTCATTTTGCAAATATTTCTATAGACAGTATTCAtg GGTTGAGGAGTCCATTTTTTCAAATGTCTGGTAATTCGACGTATCAGATGATGACGAATGCTGGTCTTACATACGATTTAAGTTGGCccactattaattttattaaccccGGTCTGTGGCCTTATACTCTTGATTATAAATCCATCCAAGATTGTGTTGTTCCTCCTTGTCCCACTGCATCTCTTCCTGGCCCCTGGATTCTTCCCATGATTTCTTGGCGTGATCTACAAGGAGTTCCGTGCTCAACAGCTGACACTTGCTATTACAT TCCAGATCGTGATGATGAAGAGGGGTGGTTTTCATTTATTCTTAGCAACTTCGAAAGACATTATTCCAATAATCGTGCTCCGTTTGGATTCTATGTTCATGAGTGGTACATTGCTGTAAATCCTGCTTTAAGAGCAGCATTTATACGATTTTTGGATACGATTAACCATCTTAACGATGTTTTCATG GTAACTGCCAACGAAGTCATAGACTGGGTAAAAGATCCCATTCCTTTGAACGAATATATCACTAAAGATTGTAGACAATGGACTCCAACTCAGTGTAGACCCAGTTCCTGCAATGCGATCACAGCTAATCACACAGAg atGATATACTACTTGCAGATTTGTAATGAATGTCCGAATGAGTACCCGTGGGTCAATAACCCTCTTGGACTATAA